A single window of Papaver somniferum cultivar HN1 unplaced genomic scaffold, ASM357369v1 unplaced-scaffold_139, whole genome shotgun sequence DNA harbors:
- the LOC113335302 gene encoding protein SICKLE-like — protein MVPFSGNKRTKNHMYQVPQNSSFPPTQSYPSGPNNFYPIPPPSYQPHRAFEPTPHHIPNSWRSPVAPLRAFEPTPHHIPNSWRIPVVPHRAFEPNPHQNLNSWRSTVSPHKAFEPNPHQSPNYWRSPVSPPFHGNHGPPPQAWNRPGGTGGYWHPSNSPGVGVHRGTGSGRGVPPRPGLKYPYPRRGSNYTFSNSPRPGTGRGSGRGRGSHACTSARERPEMFYNKSMMEDPWELLKPVVRNSVRIEDWLPKSITKKRPRISESTGDSCSQ, from the coding sequence ATGGTTCCTTTCTCTGGAAATAAAAGGACTAAAAACCACATGTACCAGGTTCCACAGAATTCTTCTTTTCCGCCAACACAATCTTATCCTTCAGGACCAAACAACTTTTACCCAATTCCTCCTCCCAGTTATCAACCTCATAGAGCGTTTGAACCTACTCCTCATCACATTCCCAATTCTTGGAGAAGCCCTGTTGCCCCTCTTAGAGCGTTTGAACCTACTCCTCATCACATTCCCAATTCTTGGAGAATCCCTGTTGTCCCGCATAGAGCGTTCGAACCCAATCCTCATCAGAATCTCAATTCTTGGAGAAGCACTGTTTCCCCTCATAAAGCGTTTGAACCTAATCCTCATCAGAGTCCCAATTATTGGAGAAGCCCTGTTTCCCCTCCGTTTCATGGGAATCACGGTCCTCCACCTCAAGCTTGGAATAGGCCCGGTGGCACAGGTGGGTATTGGCATCCATCCAACTCCCCGGGTGTTGGGGTTCACCGTGGCACCGGCTCAGGCCGTGGAGTCCCCCCTCGCCCGGGCCTAAAATACCCATACCCTAGGAGAGGTAGTAATTACACATTCAGCAATAGTCCACGCCCTGGCACAGGACGAGGTAGTGGAAGAGGAAGGGGTTCTCATGCTTGCACATCTGCAAGGGAGAGACCTGAAATGTTTTACAACAAGTCCATGATGGAAGACCCATGGGAATTATTGAAACCTGTTGTAAGGAATTCAGTTAGGATTGAGGATTGGCTTCCGAAATCCATCACTAAGAAAAGGCCCAGAATCTCGGAGTCCACCGGCGATTCGTGTTCTCAATAA